In Stomoxys calcitrans chromosome 2, idStoCalc2.1, whole genome shotgun sequence, the following proteins share a genomic window:
- the LOC131995124 gene encoding uncharacterized protein LOC131995124: MPKYTKETQRKSSAVPYKKEKYDCRICHRSHALRSCQRFLEMKMADRLEAVRRHSYCFNCLAHDHLVVSCSSSHRCHHCKKSHHTLLHVDPKLRDALLKSDRKQSRPNTPERKSKDSCPPRDFSPSPSSKQRTSLSAILRQNSIVLLPTVLVKVKGKSERSTARCLLDSGSPVSRISKRLVDSLALTTLSLKEETICPLRLTSRFDETVTIEGTFRVSNRISTVTPAESLPESFKRHFPHLFFADSKFFKSAPVDIVIGVDLYPRVIAEGVYAQNGLPTAQSTIFGWVIYGVCSH, from the coding sequence ATGCCCAAGTATACCAAAGAGACACAAAGGAAGTCATCCGCGGTTCCCTACAAGAAGGAAAAATACGATTGCCGTATCTGTCACCGGTCTCATGCCCTACGATCTTGCCAAAGGTTTTTGGAAATGAAAATGGCAGATCGTTTGGAAGCAGTTCGAAGGCATAGTTACTGCTTCAACTGTCTGGCTCATGACCACTTGGTGGTATCCTGCTCTAGCAGTCACCGGTGTCACCACTGCAAAAAGAGCCATCATACCCTCCTCCACGTCGATCCGAAACTACGGGATGCCCTTCTTAAGAGCGATCGGAAGCAATCGCGTCCCAACACTCCTGAGCGGAAGTCAAAGGATTCGTGCCCACCGAGGGATTTTTCGCCATCACCGTCTTCTAAGCAGAGGACATCTCTTTCGGCTATTCTTCGACAGAACAGCATTGTGTTGCTTCCTACGGTGCTCGTTAAGGTAAAAGGCAAGTCTGAACGATCCACAGCCCGGTGCCTTCTCGACTCGGGGTCTCCGGTGAGCAGGATCTCCAAGAGATTGGTAGATTCGTTGGCGCTCACGACATTGAGCCTGAAAGAGGAGACCATATGCCCACTTCGCCTGACCTCCAGATTCGACGAAACGGTAACCATTGAAGGCACATTTCGTGTGAGTAACCGCATTTCAACGGTGACGCCAGCTGAATCGCTTCCGGAATCATTTAAAAGACATTTCCCCCACTTATTCTTTGcggattcgaaatttttcaaatcggcCCCGGTGGATATTGTAATTGGTGTCGATCTTTATCCCAGGGTCATCGCAGAGGGTGTATACGCCCAGAATGGTTTGCCTACGGCACAAAGTACTATTTTTGGTTGGGTGATCTATGGTGTCTGTTCGCACTGA